Part of the Henckelia pumila isolate YLH828 chromosome 2, ASM3356847v2, whole genome shotgun sequence genome is shown below.
GCAATTCAAGGAAAATATTCTGCTTTTTACAAATGTCGATTTTCTGGTTACCAAGATACATTGTATGTCAAACATGGCATCCAATTTTTCAGGGAGTGCCGCATTTATGGCACCGTGGATTTTATCTTTGGTGATGCAAGCGCCCTCTTTCAAAATTGCAGTGTCTATGCCCGCAAACCTCGGCAAGGGCAGTCGAATACCATCACAGCCCAAAAAAGAGAATCAGAAGGATATGTTTTAGGCATCGTGCTTCAAAATTGCACGATTGATGTTGCACCAGATCTGCTGCCGAAGTTGAACGTGAGCACCTATCTCGGCAGGCCGTGGAGGAACTACGCCACAACAGTGATCACGCAGAGTTACTTGGGTGAACTGATTGATCCaagtgttggaaaacgtgttcagatcaatcaagaattgatacccggtgcagtgaaagtttaaaaattttattttattatatgaaacgattccatatcaagggtatcaaaacttttacgattaaatatgtgtaagtaaaacaaataatcacaattaaatattttaccttaaaatctcaaagcgagattatggacaccaacagaacttaatctgctcttcttgtaaatcccggaaaccgatggcgtcacgatcaatcaccgaaattaggtccacgaacgaaaaacagaaaccctctaattgactgcactagaaatcaatcagaagttttacgtagagaataaacagatttgatctgttaattcggattgcaatttttcacaaaaatcacagtccgaattttctcaaaagggacagaggaattttcgaaaatcctcttgaataatttgatgcagtattttcgaaaattcaagaatgaaTTGTATGGAATTTTCAAACACTGctgcctatttatagataatttctagactagattaagttataattgtattaggactctaactccttaaagcccacaatccataacttaagcgcAACAaggcaagcccgttgttctagaaattaatataaaattcatcgtgactccgattgataaactgatttcaccaatgtgcacagaaaccatttctgcatcttttagagtcaagataatttttctgaatccgaattcagtgatttccaaaaatgcccaccCCTATGTCATtgtaggaaatcccactccctttagttaagaagtccaacttctctttcattaaatttaactctttaaatttaactatctctacgggattttagtaatccattacttgtgtaactctcaatggttcagggatacagctagccgtgggctcacaactccttgtgactcggaacaataatttccgacttacccatcgaatcatggtaagagcgtctagcaacatcgccccatgattccctaggtatcactgatagtgcctgcaagaaccagtagattttggttagcgtacagtacagtcccttcatccaaatatcccgatcgaatcaacaaccattggtacatcgagagttgttcgagattcgataactatgcaatgcatcttgaagatcaaatagtgacatcgcatgtgctactaggaaaccaagtaacctaaatcacatcgagtactctggccagagatttgacacactaatatctcctcagatcgcataggatatccacactcgcaagtatgtggtgaatccttgacaacaaagcatcgactcctatatgtgtcgtaattgtacccaatcccgacacctgatgaccccaatagaatcgataaacaagtcaaagtacagtactagcatataaagtctcaatgatgtttcaagtaataaggactaatggtgtacaaccaaaaccgcggactttatccactcgataagtgataaccacttggaaagttcgaatagggtagttcgatcattcatcatatgaatatctatttgcatgctttgaacatctccatgttcatttccaatgaaacatggtacttggcatcacaaatgctagtctcaatctcgagcgatccttatccttatttgcggatgactcaattgactaggaactgtttagaatatacagtgactataagatgtgtttcataatagtgatctctctttattcactatctcatcttacttacactatagtatattcaaggtctttatcaaaacagcaatagtatatcacaatataacaatatgaagaaagataaagaaaatgccattaatgaatataaattatattaaacaaagattgtttatacatagagtcataaaagccctttagccacaagttggctaaccgggcacccactctttcaccaatTGGCTGGTTGGAGTGGGCAGGGCACAGCTTGGACAAACTATATTACGCAGAGTATGCAAACCAGGGGCCTGGGGAAAATACGAGCCATAGAGTAGGATGGGCGCACAGGAACATCAGTTATACGGATGCAAAAAAGTTTACTGCAAGGGCCTTCTTAAATGGAAGTGAGTGGATTTCTTCGACTGGAATTCCTTGTAACCTTGATCTCTAGCAAAAGATTTTTATATATAGTTTAGAAGATTAATATATTCCTTAATTTGATGTTGTTAAGATTCTTACGGttatgattatatataatttgattagAAGTTCATGTATGTTTGGGGACTCTGCGTTGTATTAAAAGAAGATAATGAAATGACCAGCCTTTAGTTTATGAAGTGAAGTGGGAGATTTGCAAGTATATATATTTGGt
Proteins encoded:
- the LOC140878049 gene encoding probable pectinesterase/pectinesterase inhibitor 39, which gives rise to MADGFVAKEVAFENTAGANMNQSVAMAIQGKYSAFYKCRFSGYQDTLYVKHGIQFFRECRIYGTVDFIFGDASALFQNCSVYARKPRQGQSNTITAQKRESEGYVLGIVLQNCTIDVAPDLLPKLNVSTYLGRPWRNYATTVITQSYLGHSLDKLYYAEYANQGPGENTSHRVGWAHRNISYTDAKKFTARAFLNGSEWISSTGIPCNLDL